CCTCTATTGGAACTACGCCTATAATTTCTAAAATATTGGGGGGTTAACCCCTAAAAGTTTCTATACAGACAAAGCCTACAAAAGCAGATGTTTTTAATTTATTTCTGGGGGGAGGTTGGGTTAGTTTTTGATTTTTAGACAAAAAAGATCAAAGTGTCAAAGTATAAATTTTTGCTATAATAAAATCTATGCGTTGCTTGCTCCCCTTGCTCTTTTTGTTGTCCGGCTTGAGCGCGGTTTCTCTTGTGCCCTATAAAAGGCAATATATCGATTTGCTTAGTGAGAACGATGCCTATATCGATCCCTACATCGATCGCTACTACACGGCTGGGACACGCATCGGCTGGGCGAGCAAGGAATACGATTTTAGCCACTCTAAAATGGCATGGCTAGACTATTTGAGTTTACAGATTCAAAAGCCTAAAGTCAGCCGTTTTACTCTCTATTTGACCCAAACCATGTTCACTCCAACTTTAGCCCACCGCACACTCACCACCCCAGTAAGAGGCGATCATCTCTATGGGGGTTGGTTGCGCGCACAATTAGGAATCTTGCAAAGAAGTGAGCATACCTTAGAGACTTTGGCGATCTCTATGGGCACGACAGGGCCGGGGGCTTTAGCAGGTAAAACCCAAGATTTGATTCACACTTGGGGGCACGATCCTAAGTTTTTAGGTTGGGGAAGTCAAATTAAGAATGAATTTATTTTTGAGATTCACTATTCTTGGCTACAAAAAGTCCCTCTTCTTAAAAGCCGTTTTTTTGATGTGGATATGCTGGCTGGCGCGGGGATGGATCTGGGTAACGCTATTACAGATTTTAAGTTAGGTTCTATGTTGCGCTTGGGGTATAATCTGAGTGTAGATTTTGGACCTAATAAAATCAACACGGGTTTTAGCGGAGGGATGCCCGTGAGCGATAAGTTTTCACTATATATCTTTGCCGGGGCCACAGGCAAATTCCAACCCATCGATGTTTTTGTGCAGGGCAATAGCCCCACCACAAGGGGGATCACCGCTTTGCCCTATTTTCTCTATAATGCTGAGATTGGGATCGCGATTGCCTACAAGGGCACTAGGCTTTCCTTTAGCGCGATCGATTTGAGCAAGACTTTTAAAGACCAACCCCGAAACCACAATATTGGGAGTATAGAATTGGACATTGCATTTTGAAAAAAAGGAAATTTTTGCGGATTCTTGTCATCGCAGGCGCGTTATTGGTTGTGGGATTGTTGGGGGTGGGGCTTAAACTCAGCCATGACATTAAAAAAACCCTGCAGGATAGCTTGAATCACTTGGGCGCGCATATCCACGCTGCCCCCTTTGAGTGCTCGGGCTTTAAGCACATTGAGTGCGTGAGCGCAGGGGTTAAAAACCCTGATCTAGGCCCTATTGTGGTGCAATTAGCACAAGTCAAAAACGATGGCTTGGAGTTTGAGCTAGATATCAAACAGATCCAAAGCGCCAAAAAATGGACACCCAAGAGCGCGCATTGCACTCTCACTCTCCAGCTCAAAGATCAGACACTCCACACACAAAGCCAATGCCAAGCCCCCGGGGAGTTAGGCTATGCGCTGGGACTAAAAGCCCGTCTTAAAGACCCTCAAAAGCCCCTCAATCTTAAATCTCTCTTACAGACCAACGACCTTAAAGCATTGCAAGCGCATGTAGAAACCCTAGATGTGGACTTGAAAAGCAAGGATTTTAAAGCGATTTTATTGCCCCTCTTGCAAGAATCCGGCGATCTCAAAGACCCTAAGGACTACCAAAAAGCCCTAGCAGATATTCAAAAAT
This portion of the Helicobacter felis ATCC 49179 genome encodes:
- a CDS encoding lipid A deacylase LpxR family protein, which codes for MRCLLPLLFLLSGLSAVSLVPYKRQYIDLLSENDAYIDPYIDRYYTAGTRIGWASKEYDFSHSKMAWLDYLSLQIQKPKVSRFTLYLTQTMFTPTLAHRTLTTPVRGDHLYGGWLRAQLGILQRSEHTLETLAISMGTTGPGALAGKTQDLIHTWGHDPKFLGWGSQIKNEFIFEIHYSWLQKVPLLKSRFFDVDMLAGAGMDLGNAITDFKLGSMLRLGYNLSVDFGPNKINTGFSGGMPVSDKFSLYIFAGATGKFQPIDVFVQGNSPTTRGITALPYFLYNAEIGIAIAYKGTRLSFSAIDLSKTFKDQPRNHNIGSIELDIAF